A window of the Oryza brachyantha chromosome 5, ObraRS2, whole genome shotgun sequence genome harbors these coding sequences:
- the LOC102707314 gene encoding MAPK kinase substrate protein At1g80180-like isoform X1: MAGLQRSSQTFRRSGSSGLVWDGRLMSEGHDQTYQSSTGDGEASSLESKELRHSRSIGSGMTAQRKCSDSVERSRSGNQAFRTRPVPPAMDPPSPKVSHCLFCGIFSKEEPSQPPKPRRGKKLMCIVIGKQRCLVVPFPPSLSIKHILLALCLPSYYHSKGLAAPRHDQSQPKLLYPNVNLMRKA, translated from the exons ATGGCAGGTCTGCAGAGATCCTCCCAAACATTTAGGAGGTCTGGTTCATCAGGTTTGGTCTGGGATGGAAGGCTTATGTCTGAAGGCCATGACCAGACTTATCAAAGCTCAACTGGTGATGGAGAGGCTAGTAGCTTAGAATCCAAAGAGCTAAGGCACTCTCGTAGCATTGGATCCGGTATGACGGCACAACGCAAGTGCAGTGATAGTGTGGAGCGCAGCAGGTCTGGCAACCAGGCCTTTCGTACTCGACCTGTTCCTCCTGCTATGGATCCACCTTCACCCAAAGTCTCCCACTGCTTGTTCTGCGGCATTTTTAGCAAGGAAGAACCCTCACAGCCTCCCAAGCCCAGAAG gggaaaaaaattgatgtgcaTAGTCATTGGGAAACAAAGGTGTCTGGTAGTTCCATTTCCACCTTCTTTGTCCATAAAGCATATCCTTTTGGCTCTCTGCCTACCAAGCTACTACCATTCAAAAGGTTTGGCAGCACCTAGGCATGATCAATCTCAGCCAAAGTTGCTTTATCCAAATGTAAACCTAATGAGAAAGGCATAG
- the LOC102707314 gene encoding MAPK kinase substrate protein At1g80180-like isoform X2 yields the protein MAGLQRSSQTFRRSGSSGLVWDGRLMSEGHDQTYQSSTGDGEASSLESKELRHSRSIGSGMTAQRKCSDSVERSRSGNQAFRTRPVPPAMDPPSPKVSHCLFCGIFSKEEPSQPPKPRRKLLMT from the exons ATGGCAGGTCTGCAGAGATCCTCCCAAACATTTAGGAGGTCTGGTTCATCAGGTTTGGTCTGGGATGGAAGGCTTATGTCTGAAGGCCATGACCAGACTTATCAAAGCTCAACTGGTGATGGAGAGGCTAGTAGCTTAGAATCCAAAGAGCTAAGGCACTCTCGTAGCATTGGATCCGGTATGACGGCACAACGCAAGTGCAGTGATAGTGTGGAGCGCAGCAGGTCTGGCAACCAGGCCTTTCGTACTCGACCTGTTCCTCCTGCTATGGATCCACCTTCACCCAAAGTCTCCCACTGCTTGTTCTGCGGCATTTTTAGCAAGGAAGAACCCTCACAGCCTCCCAAGCCCAGAAG GAAACTCTTGATGACATGA
- the LOC102707590 gene encoding uncharacterized protein LOC102707590, whose protein sequence is MMRERAAEMLHRAAGAGGAQRLAARAVFARGFLGLNKTASKEAIKQEKARLSEEISRGYFADIAEIRKNAGKIAMANRIIIPEIAAVKFPDIHVESPSGRALNLPLVAPPNNVDAQAGNTVDPQNVDSKAGDMVVPDASLLCLSFRASSQKMVESWSLPFLDTFGSSGNIQVYEVSFIDSRLLSASPVRQLFLKIMRKSNNPQRHVVYSFGDSYYFRKKLHILNLLTGYIYLVDRLGRVRWQGFGSATQEEISSLTACASILLR, encoded by the exons atgATGAGGGAACGGGCGGCGGAGATGCtgcaccgcgccgccggcgccggcggcgctcaGCGGCTCGCCGCGCGTGCCGTATTCGCCCGCGGCTTCCTCGGCCTCAACAAG ACGGCGAGCAAGGAGGCCATCAAGCAGGAGAAGGCCAGGCT TTCGGAGGAAATCAGCAGGGGTTACTTCGCTGACATCGCAGAGATACGCAAGAACGCCGGCAAG ATTGCAATGGCGAATAGGATCATAATTCCAGAAATCGCAGCCGTGAAGTTCCCTGATATTCATGTGGAGTCTCCCAGTGGCAGGGCACTGAATTTGCCTCTTGTTGCACCTCCAAACAATGTTGATGCCCAGGCTGGGAATACAGTGGACCCACAAAATGTTGATAGTAAGGCTGGTGACATGGTGGTTCCTGATGCTTCATTACTGTGCCTTTCCTTCCGCGCAAGCTCCCAG AAAATGGTAGAATCGTGGAGCCTACCTTTTCTTGATACCTTTGGTTCTTCTGGGAATATTCAAGTGTATGAG GTCTCATTTATTGATTCACGGCTGTTGTCAGCAAGTCCTGTGAGACAATTATTCCTCAAGATAATGAGGAAATCCAACAATCCACAGAGACATGTCGTATATTCCTTTGGAGACAGCTATTATTTCAGGAAGAAGCTCCATATTCTTAACCTTCTTACTGG ATACATATACCTGGTTGATCGCCTCGGAAGAGTAAGGTGGCAAGGGTTTGGATCTGCGACGCAGGAAGAGATTTCATCACTAACTGCGTGTGCCTCCATTTTGTTAAGATGA
- the LOC102708154 gene encoding uncharacterized protein LOC102708154 isoform X2, translating into MASAASSSSSSSSQFEDPAARRPPPQLQRKPPLLMLLPLIYAPVLPLIRIGLRHNPVWRDRLFYGVLAGAFAHGTYLISELYDVESK; encoded by the exons atggcgtccgccgcgtcctcctcctcctcctcctcgtctcaGTTCGA GGATCCAGCGGCGaggcgcccgccgccgcagctgcaACGGAAGCCGCCGTTGCTGATGCTGCTCCCGCTCATCTACGCCCCGGTGCTCCCGCTCA TCAGGATCGGGCTGCGGCACAACCCAGTGTGGAGGGATCGCCTCTTCTACggcgtcctcgccggcgcatTCGCCCACGGCACCTACCTCAT ATCGGAGCTATATGACGTAGAGAGCAAGTGA
- the LOC102708154 gene encoding uncharacterized protein LOC102708154 isoform X1 codes for MASAASSSSSSSSQFDRDPAARRPPPQLQRKPPLLMLLPLIYAPVLPLIRIGLRHNPVWRDRLFYGVLAGAFAHGTYLISELYDVESK; via the exons atggcgtccgccgcgtcctcctcctcctcctcctcgtctcaGTTCGA TAGGGATCCAGCGGCGaggcgcccgccgccgcagctgcaACGGAAGCCGCCGTTGCTGATGCTGCTCCCGCTCATCTACGCCCCGGTGCTCCCGCTCA TCAGGATCGGGCTGCGGCACAACCCAGTGTGGAGGGATCGCCTCTTCTACggcgtcctcgccggcgcatTCGCCCACGGCACCTACCTCAT ATCGGAGCTATATGACGTAGAGAGCAAGTGA
- the LOC102707875 gene encoding uncharacterized protein LOC102707875, with translation MAMATSASTVSFSAGRPAAGAGPRSVVAAAAAAAGRVSAGGGGGNGGGKWWAPLLGWSGKADYIEAPSPAVVEEEEGGRRRPFVGGLTEEKARELRARMVETESFHDAMYHSAIASRLARSA, from the coding sequence atggcgatggcgacgtcTGCGTCCACGGTCTCCTTCTCCgccgggcggccggcggcgggtgcgGGGCCGCGATctgtggtggcggcggcggcggcggcggcggggagggtcagtgccggcggcggcgggggtaaTGGCGGTGGGAAGTGGTGGGCGCCGCTGCTGGGGTGGTCGGGGAAGGCCGACTACATCGAGGCCCCttcgccggcggtggtggaggaggaggagggtggtaGGAGGAGGCCGTTCGTGGGCGGGCTGACGGAGGAGAAggcgcgggagctgcgggcgcgGATGGTGGAGACGGAGAGCTTCCACGACGCCATGTACCACTCCGCCATCGCCTCCCGCCTCGCCCGCTCCGCctag